CGGCGGGACATATCCAGAACTTGCCGTCAACACCATCGGCAGTTACCAAGGCACCGTCGAACTCACCGGTCCAGGATTCGTCCAAGTCACTTCGGAAGGCGACTGGTCTATCACCCCGCAATAGGACGATGCCGCCGTCGTTATCCTTTGCCTATGGTCGAGCCTGAAACAGACGTCATCAATCACGACGACACCCGCGAGCACTACTCCGACGAGATCCTCGCTGAGATCGGAAGGTTCGTGGTGGCGTGGTCGCGAGTCGAATTCCGAGTGCAGGCACTGCTGGGAAACCTCCTCGGGCTCACGCCGCCGACGTCTGTCATCATCACGAAACACCAGTCGACGGCCGCGCTGATCGAGACTTGCGAGCGTGCAGCCGGCGCCACGCTCAGTGGCGATGAGCAAGCCAGCGTTCTCACTTGGCTGAAGTCAGTCCGTGAGGCTTCGCTAGTGCGAAACGAGATCGTTCACGGCTTTTGGGTCCTCGAGTCAACCGGAGAGTCATGGGTACCGGCCATGAGCTCATTCAGCCTCGAGAAGCGTGCACGTATTGGCGGTGTGAAGGTCAAGTCCGCACTCGTGACACGCGACTGGTTCAAAGACAAGATCCGATCCATCGAGGTCGTGAGAGACATCTACGAGATGCTTCCAGCTCGATTCAGGGAGTTCTCGTGGCAAGTGGATCCTGACGGCCGCCTGACACATGACCAGGATCCGGGCGACTAACTTTCCGCCGCCGCTGCATGACGGCGGCTCTGAACGCCTGCTGCGCCCGTTGGTAGTGCTCCTGAGTCGCTAGCGCCTTCCCGGTGTTGCCGGCCAGTACAGCGCCCACATGCGCTCGATAAGCCTTCGAATACTCCTCGCGGATGGCGTCATAGTCAGACGACGCCTCAACCGATACCCCCTAGCCGCGATTGGCGTCCAACCACTCAGCTTCCGCCTCAGCGAAGATCCGTTCCCGCTCACCCACAGGGGCACCAGAGCCGATGTAAGCCCGCCATTTCACCCGACCCGGAACCCCGCTCGGTAACCTCCCGAACAGGCCGCGGAACAGGCTCCCAACGCGCCACCAGCCGGCCGTCCTTTGACGCTCACGGTCCCACCGCGCAGAAGCAGCACGCGACTTCACCGCCGAAACATCTGACCCGGCCCCCATGCCCTCATCGGGCATTCGAAGCAACGTCAGGATCTTCGCCAAGCCCTGACGTTGCTGCCGCAACTCCGCAAAGATCGGGTTCAGCCGCTGCTGACCCGGTGATCGACGCGACGACCTCGCGCGTCGCGGCGAGTTCGTCACCGAGCTGGGCGTGCGCCCCCGAGAGCGCGCGCTCGCTGTAGCGCCGCACCCCTTCGTGGGCGTACCGGGCGGCCGCCGAGTCGTCGCGCGCGAGATCGACGCCGTCGCGCAGCACCCGCGTGCGCACCCGGTCGGCGATGGTGCGCACGGGATCGGTCATGCGCACCATCATGCGATGCAGCGGATGCCTCGCTCCGAAGTTATCCACAAGCCCGCGAGCGCGGCCACGGCACACCGGCCACCAGGCAGCTGCGCCTGCACCGTCACCGACAACCTGCTCAGTAGAATCGGCTCACTCGAAGCGGAGGCAGCATGAGCATTTCACTCGACACGGACGTCGCGCGAGCGGCCATCGCCAAGCGCGACCTCGTCGTCGACCTGGCCAGGGTCTTCTGCGTCCTGCTCGTGGTGGTGATCCACCTGCTCATGATCGGCGTCGGCATGGGAGTCGACGGGGCGATCATCACGTCTCGCCCGCTCGAGGCCCAGCCGTGGTTCGCCGCCGCGACCTGGGCGGGGCAGATCATGCCGCTGTTCTTCGCGCTCGGCGGGTTCACCGCCCTCACGGCATGGCGCAGCCTCGAGCGGCGCGGCGGCGACCAGGTCGACTTCGTGCGGGGCCGCGTGCTGCGGCTCGCCCGCCCGGCGCTGCCGCTCTTCCTCTTCTTCTCGGTCGCCCTCGGCGCCGCGACCCTCGCCGGAGTCGATGCCGCCCTGCTCGACACGGTCGCCACGGGGGTCGGCAGCCCCCTCTGGTTCCTCGGCGCGTTCCTGCTCGCGCAGTCGTTCGCCCCGACGATGGTGCGACTGCACGAGATCGCTCCCACCCGAACCATGATCGTGCTCTTCACGGGTGCGGTGCTGGTCGACGGTGTGCGCAGCGCCACCGGCATCGTCGAGATCGGGCTCGTGAACCTCGTCTTCGTCTGGTTCTTCGTGCAGCAACTCGGGTTCTGGTACTCCGACGGATGGTTCAGGGCGCGCCGCCCCGTGCAGCTGCTCGGGTTCGTCGTGCTCGCCTTCGTGGCGCTCGGCGGTCTCGTGGCAGCGGGCTGGTACTCCCCCGACATGCTCGTCAACCTCAACCCGCCGACCGTGCCGCTTGCGCTCCTCGGCGTCGCACAGGTGAGCCTGCTCACCCTCGTGCACCGCCCGCTCGCCGCCCTGATGCGAGGCAAGCGCGTGCAGGCGGGCGTCTTCTTCCTCGGAGCCCGTGCGATGACGATCTACCTCTGGCACCTGCCGGTGATCATCGCCGTGGCCGGCATCGCCCTGCTCGTTCCGCCCCTGTCGCCTGCCCCGGGCAGCGTGGCCTGGTGGATGACGCGACTGTTCGTGTTCGTCGTCGTGCTCGCCCTCGTGCTGCTCGTCTCGATGCCGCTCTCGCGGTTCGAGACCGCATCGACGGCCATCCCCGAGGGCCTCCGGCGTCCGGATGCCGCGGCGACGTGGACGGCGATGGCGCTCACCCTGCTCCCGGCGTTCGCCGTCATGCAGTTCTTCCTCGACCTGCCGATCGCCCTGATGGGCGCGGTTTCGCTCGCGATCGCCCTCTGGCTGCTCCGAAGCCGGCGCCCGCAGAACGCCTAGACTGATCGGGCACTCGCGGGAGTGGTGAAATCGGCAGACACGCAGGATTTAGGTTCCTGTGCCTTCGGGCGTGTGGGTTCAAGTCCCACCTTCCGCACGCGGTGGCGCGAAATCCTGCCGAAGCGTCGGCCGTCGCGCTAGCGTCGAAGCACAGACGTTTCAGGAGGAACACATCATGACCGATTTCGTTGACCCGCTCGAAGAGCCGCTGAGCCTCGACCGCGACCCCAACCGCCCCGGGTCGCTCGACCCCGACATCAACGAGGAATGGGTCGAGTACGACGCCGACGGCAACGAGATCAAGAAGGACGACACCTCGGCCTGAGCGGTCGAGGAGACGGCTGAGCGGTCAGCGACGCTGACCGCTCAGCCGAAGCCAGAGGCAGAGCCGAACGATCAGACCGACGGCGGCCCCGCCGCGATGCGCGCCCGCGCAGACGCCTCGATGCGTTCGGCGGGCACCGACCAGTCGGACTCGAGCCACCATGTCGCACCCGCCTCGGCCCACGGCTGCACGATGGCGGCGTCGGCCGCGGCATCCGTGCCGGTGGTCGTGCCTTCTTGGATCACGTCGAACGGCCGCTCAGCGAGCCCGAGTCGCCCGCGCTCCTCACGGATCCAGGCGATCGCCTCGGCTGCGATCTCGGGGGTGAAGAGG
The sequence above is a segment of the Agromyces hippuratus genome. Coding sequences within it:
- a CDS encoding acyltransferase family protein, with the translated sequence MSISLDTDVARAAIAKRDLVVDLARVFCVLLVVVIHLLMIGVGMGVDGAIITSRPLEAQPWFAAATWAGQIMPLFFALGGFTALTAWRSLERRGGDQVDFVRGRVLRLARPALPLFLFFSVALGAATLAGVDAALLDTVATGVGSPLWFLGAFLLAQSFAPTMVRLHEIAPTRTMIVLFTGAVLVDGVRSATGIVEIGLVNLVFVWFFVQQLGFWYSDGWFRARRPVQLLGFVVLAFVALGGLVAAGWYSPDMLVNLNPPTVPLALLGVAQVSLLTLVHRPLAALMRGKRVQAGVFFLGARAMTIYLWHLPVIIAVAGIALLVPPLSPAPGSVAWWMTRLFVFVVVLALVLLVSMPLSRFETASTAIPEGLRRPDAAATWTAMALTLLPAFAVMQFFLDLPIALMGAVSLAIALWLLRSRRPQNA